ACTGAAAAAGGGAAATCCCTGGTGCGCAGCGTTTGTGTGCTATTGTCTCGGCAAGGCAGGCATCGCCAACCCCCGCAGCGGGTATTGCCCCAGTATGTTTCCGGCAGGAAAGGTTATATGGACCAGAAAGCTGAAAGTTGAAAGTTCCCACAATCCATCACCCGGCGACATCTTCGGCATATACTTCCCCGAAAAAGGCCGCATTGCACACGTCGGCTTTGTAGACGACTGGGGAGATAAGTACGCTGTTACAGTAGAAGGCAACACCAACGAAGCAGGTAGTCGTGACGGCGACGGCGTTTACAGAAAGCGACGACTAATTTCCTCCATCTATAAAGTAGCACGCTATCCATAGTTGTATGGTTAGAGATAATAGTTTCTGTTATTCGTAATGGCCTCTCAAAGAGTGGATTTTAAGAGAATGATCATCTATTTCATAAACGTATCTGTCTGCGAGGGTAATTCTTCGGGACCATTTGCCAGATAAGTTATGTTTAAGTGGTTCAGGAGAGCCGATACCGCTGAAGGGGGTTTTAATAATGGATTCGGTAAGGGTTCTAATACGTTTTAAAACTTTTTGGTTCCCAGTCTTTTT
The window above is part of the Arcticibacter tournemirensis genome. Proteins encoded here:
- a CDS encoding CHAP domain-containing protein, which translates into the protein MKIILLFILLSVFAFRPASHNSQPATRLQQIYTAELGIREATGRNDGNRVEAYLKYVGLKKGNPWCAAFVCYCLGKAGIANPRSGYCPSMFPAGKVIWTRKLKVESSHNPSPGDIFGIYFPEKGRIAHVGFVDDWGDKYAVTVEGNTNEAGSRDGDGVYRKRRLISSIYKVARYP
- a CDS encoding Txe/YoeB family addiction module toxin, producing MEIKLGAQAKKDLEYWKKTGNQKVLKRIRTLTESIIKTPFSGIGSPEPLKHNLSGKWSRRITLADRYVYEIDDHSLKIHSLRGHYE